One window of the Chryseotalea sp. WA131a genome contains the following:
- a CDS encoding 3-deoxy-D-manno-octulosonic acid transferase has translation MIFYTLGIRLLAILYRLAVPFNLKAKQFVRGRKNLFEKLSARFTGNSYKIIWVHCASLGEFEQGRPIIELIKKQRTDIKIFLTFFSPSGYEIRKNYEGADFIYYLPWDTRKNAEKFIAITKPSLAIFVKYEFWYNYSNELKKKNIPLVSASCILRPNQVFFKPYGGLFRKILKNFTAYYVQNLETKKLLASIGIPSTIAGDTRFDRVLQIIANAKEVPLAKAFKNESQLWVIGSCWPEDLEVLSSFIHDHSYHLKFIIAPHEINEKFIVEIERSLQVKTIRFSKASFDNVADASVMIIDNIGMLSTLYRYGEVAFVGGAFGDGLHNILEAACYGVPIFFGDKNYEKFQEAHDLIMRGGAFEVSGYSDLKSKYELLNNKPENYLLACEVTKSYVEENRGATIKIVDYCLKLV, from the coding sequence TTGATCTTCTATACACTTGGCATCCGTCTTTTGGCCATCCTTTATCGATTGGCCGTTCCGTTTAATCTGAAAGCCAAGCAGTTTGTAAGAGGCAGAAAGAATCTTTTTGAAAAATTAAGTGCCCGGTTCACAGGCAACTCCTACAAAATTATTTGGGTGCACTGCGCCTCGTTGGGCGAATTTGAACAAGGCCGGCCCATCATTGAACTCATCAAAAAACAACGGACGGATATTAAAATATTCCTTACTTTTTTTTCTCCTTCTGGATATGAAATTCGTAAAAATTACGAGGGGGCAGATTTCATTTATTATTTACCTTGGGATACCCGCAAGAATGCTGAAAAATTTATTGCCATCACCAAGCCTTCGCTCGCCATTTTTGTGAAATATGAATTCTGGTACAATTATTCAAACGAGTTAAAAAAGAAAAACATTCCGTTGGTATCTGCTTCCTGCATTTTACGGCCCAATCAAGTTTTCTTTAAACCGTATGGCGGTCTTTTCAGAAAAATACTCAAGAACTTTACTGCCTATTACGTTCAAAATTTAGAGACAAAAAAACTGTTGGCTTCTATCGGGATACCGAGCACCATTGCAGGCGATACACGGTTTGATCGTGTGCTGCAGATTATTGCCAACGCAAAAGAAGTGCCCCTCGCCAAAGCTTTTAAAAACGAGTCGCAACTTTGGGTAATTGGCAGTTGCTGGCCAGAAGATTTGGAAGTGTTGTCTTCTTTTATTCACGACCATTCGTATCATTTAAAATTTATCATTGCCCCGCATGAAATCAACGAAAAGTTCATAGTGGAAATTGAACGTTCGTTGCAAGTAAAAACCATTCGTTTTTCCAAAGCCAGTTTTGATAATGTGGCCGATGCTTCTGTCATGATTATCGACAATATCGGCATGCTCTCAACGCTTTATCGGTATGGGGAAGTAGCCTTTGTTGGTGGGGCTTTTGGCGATGGGCTGCACAATATATTGGAGGCTGCATGCTATGGGGTGCCCATTTTCTTTGGCGACAAGAATTACGAAAAGTTTCAAGAAGCGCACGACCTGATTATGCGTGGCGGGGCATTTGAAGTAAGCGGCTATTCAGACTTAAAGTCTAAGTATGAATTGCTGAACAATAAGCCAGAAAATTATCTGCTGGCGTGCGAGGTAACAAAATCATATGTTGAGGAGAACCGTGGCGCCACCATAAAAATTGTGGACTATTGTTTAAAGCTTGTGTAA
- a CDS encoding enoyl-CoA hydratase/isomerase family protein: MELIKVTEQREPFVAVVELNRPKELNALNHQLMQELLTALQQLDKNENVRVIILTGNEKAFAAGADIKQMADKTAMEMLMIDSFSTWDQIRKTKKPIIAAVSGFALGGGCELAMMCDIIIASETAKFGQPEIKIGTIPGAGGTQRLTKALGKAKSMELILSGRFLSAEEAVFYGLAIKVVPVEMYLHEAITLAKEIAQMSPVAVQLAKEAINRSFETQLDEGLAFERKNFYLTFASEDQKEGMKAFVEKRKPEYKGK, translated from the coding sequence ATGGAATTAATAAAAGTAACGGAACAACGAGAGCCCTTTGTAGCAGTGGTAGAACTCAACCGCCCCAAAGAACTGAACGCCCTTAACCATCAGTTGATGCAAGAGTTGCTTACCGCCCTTCAGCAACTGGACAAAAACGAAAATGTGCGCGTCATCATCCTCACCGGAAATGAAAAAGCTTTTGCAGCCGGTGCCGACATTAAACAAATGGCCGACAAAACGGCTATGGAAATGTTGATGATTGATTCCTTCAGCACGTGGGACCAAATCAGAAAAACAAAAAAACCGATCATCGCAGCGGTAAGTGGTTTTGCGTTGGGTGGTGGCTGCGAACTGGCCATGATGTGCGACATCATCATCGCCTCTGAAACAGCCAAGTTTGGCCAACCCGAAATAAAAATCGGTACCATACCCGGTGCGGGCGGCACGCAGCGGCTAACCAAAGCATTGGGCAAAGCAAAATCGATGGAGCTTATTTTGAGCGGTCGCTTCCTCTCTGCCGAAGAAGCTGTTTTCTATGGCTTGGCCATTAAAGTAGTACCTGTTGAAATGTATTTGCACGAAGCAATTACACTCGCCAAAGAAATTGCTCAGATGAGCCCCGTGGCTGTGCAGTTAGCGAAGGAAGCCATCAACCGTTCGTTTGAAACCCAACTGGATGAAGGCCTCGCATTCGAGCGGAAAAACTTCTACCTCACTTTTGCCAGCGAAGACCAGAAAGAAGGGATGAAGGCATTTGTGGAAAAGCGCAAACCCGAGTATAAAGGAAAATAA
- a CDS encoding aspartate kinase: protein MDIFKFGGAALQQPDRLRQVAYIIQQQAQGQAGQKLVVVVSAMGKTTNALEEVVALALAKKNFASELEKIKSYHFQQADALQLEKVKPELETIFRDIESTAAQLGEYDFIYDQVVSQGEIVSSIIVAHYLKSQGIDVCWEDARTLIKTDNAYREAKINWRETENRVNRLHSQSITLTQGFIGSTDQNFTTTLGRDGSDFTAGIFGYCLNAKSVTIWKDVPGVMSADPKRRKNAIVFEELPYKEAAEMTYFGASVIHPKTIKPLANKGISLYVKSFIDPGLPGTKIHECRVDKLPPLIVYKENQCLISCKVTDYTFVDEPQLAIIFKSISDHNVRINLMQNSAISFSFCVDYRESKIMKLIDDLSQQFEVYFNTHLTLITIKNYDTKTAAEFSGLKGVILEQSSRSTLQVLLKN, encoded by the coding sequence ATGGATATCTTTAAGTTTGGAGGTGCTGCCCTTCAACAACCTGACCGCCTTCGTCAAGTAGCCTACATCATTCAACAACAAGCTCAGGGGCAAGCAGGTCAAAAATTGGTGGTAGTGGTTTCGGCCATGGGTAAAACAACCAATGCGTTGGAAGAAGTGGTCGCATTGGCCTTGGCAAAAAAAAACTTTGCATCTGAGTTGGAGAAAATAAAAAGCTACCATTTTCAACAGGCAGATGCCTTGCAACTTGAAAAAGTAAAACCTGAATTGGAAACTATTTTTCGCGATATAGAATCCACGGCTGCACAATTGGGCGAATACGATTTTATTTACGACCAAGTCGTTTCGCAAGGCGAAATAGTATCATCGATTATTGTTGCCCATTATTTAAAATCGCAGGGGATTGATGTGTGTTGGGAAGACGCCCGGACATTAATCAAAACAGACAATGCTTACCGCGAAGCAAAAATAAATTGGCGCGAAACAGAAAATAGAGTCAATCGATTACACAGCCAATCGATTACCCTTACACAAGGTTTCATTGGCTCAACCGACCAAAATTTTACTACTACGCTGGGGCGCGATGGGTCGGATTTTACGGCTGGCATTTTTGGCTATTGCCTGAACGCCAAATCAGTTACCATTTGGAAAGATGTGCCTGGTGTAATGAGTGCCGACCCTAAGCGAAGAAAAAATGCAATTGTTTTTGAAGAGCTTCCGTACAAGGAGGCGGCCGAGATGACCTACTTTGGTGCATCGGTCATCCACCCCAAAACCATTAAGCCTTTGGCCAACAAAGGCATTTCACTGTATGTAAAAAGTTTTATTGACCCTGGTTTACCTGGAACGAAAATCCATGAATGCCGTGTAGATAAATTGCCACCATTGATTGTGTACAAAGAAAATCAATGTTTGATTTCGTGCAAGGTTACCGACTACACGTTTGTTGACGAACCGCAATTGGCCATCATTTTCAAATCCATTAGCGACCATAACGTGCGCATCAACCTGATGCAAAACTCTGCCATTTCGTTTTCGTTCTGTGTGGATTATCGCGAAAGCAAGATCATGAAATTGATTGACGATTTAAGTCAACAGTTTGAGGTGTATTTCAATACCCACCTCACCTTGATCACCATCAAAAATTATGACACTAAAACGGCTGCCGAGTTTAGCGGACTAAAGGGTGTAATCTTAGAACAATCGTCACGATCTACTTTACAGGTTTTGTTGAAAAACTAG